The genome window TTCAAAAACCACATCTTTTTGTGAGTCGCTATCAGGCCAACCCAGGAAGCCTTGAACTTTGGTTAGGTTATCAAAGCGAACTACCTAATCATCCCGACCTCGTATGCCATCGGGTGGGAAGAACGGCTTTTATAGATAATTTTGGCCAAGCCTATCATGGTTTTCTGGATGTGTTACCCCATGCGATCGGCATCTACCTACCTGGCTACGATCATTCGGCTAGCGAGTTGATATGCACCTTGCATTGGATGCCTAGTCCGCCCGATCCGCCGTTTCCTGTTTCCGAGCCGATGCGTTTTTTTATCTCTTTGCCGCACTATGTCCGTAAGCTTCCACCGGCTAAGGAGATACCTAATGGCCCCGTTGTCCAAACGCGTCGGGGCGTCACGGTAACGCTCAGCCATGTCTATCTCAGCGATCCTCAGTTCTCCGATCCGGATACAGCCCGCAATGAGATCACTTTTCACTTGAAAATCGAGGGCGGCACGCTGGCCGCTTCCAACGTGCTGACCACGGCCATTGCTGACCCGTTCTCCCTACACCGAAGTCCTTCTGCGTGGCCTCCAGCGCGTCAACCGCTCTCTATTTCAGACCCTTATGGCTTTCCACTGATCTCCCCCGATCGCAGCATTACTCCCATGTACTCGCTCGGCTCTTTCGGAGGGCCTCTGCAAGAGCCGGATGGGGCTGTTTGGGTGGCTCCGGTAGACGGCGCGGGTCGCTCTACGGATGTGGTGCGCTTCCGCTTCGATGTGCGCCCTAGGGGTGGAGGGGCTCTGATCCCCTTCGATATGGTGGTTCGAGTTCATCACGACGCTTCCGTGTAGAAGCCTCTACGGTAAGTGGCTCCTCGCATGTCATCCACTCGACGCTTTTTTGACTTTCCCCTCTAAATAAAAAGCCGAATCCTGGCAATATTTCTGTGGGCATCTATGGGCGCATTCCAAATCGTTCATCGGGAAGGGAATCGGCGTTGAAAGGATTCGCATGGGCGGCGAGAGTTTTCTGGTCGGTCTGCCTCTGCTGTTGTCTCTGTGCGCAATGCATGGCTACGGACTACGAAGACAGTCCCGAACCCATCCCTATTTTACTGATTCGAAGTAGCAATAACGCCTTCTACGACCCAACTCAAAAAGGGTTTTTGCAAAGTTTGAAACGGCAGGAACAGATGTTGAATATAAGTGCGAAGGTCAACATCATCTCCCTGTCCGGCTCGCAGGATACCGACCAAAAGATGATCGAACAGGCGCTAAACCAGCATCCACAACTTATCGTTACATTAGGCACAGATGCAACAATTGAAACATCTGCAGTGCATCCAGACGTTCCGGTGCTGTTTACTTTGGTGCTGAATCCTGTAGCGCTCGGAGTGGTTAAATCGCTTGATGCACCGGGCACGAACTTTAGCGGAACAACCCTGTTAGTGAGCCCTGGCAAGCAACTAGAGGCCCTTTTGCAGGTAGATCCTCAGGTGAGTCGCGTTGGGGCGATCTATACTCAGGGCGATCCGGTTTCACAAGCGTTTCTTGAGGCGGCTCAGTCGGATGCACAACAGCTTCATATCACTTTGGTAACGATCGCTGTAAAGAGCGGTGATCCGCCTAGTACCGCCCTGCAGTCGCTTGACGGCAAGGTGGACGCTTTGTGGACAATTGCCGACCCAGCTTCGAGCGGACCTCAAGCGTTGCAAGCCACCTTAGCCTATGCACATGCTCACAATTTACCGGTACTTGGGCTTTCCGGCGCAACAGTGCACGAGGGGGCCCTATTAGCTCTTTTTCCTGACCTGGAAGACGAGGGGGCGCTAACCGCAGAAATGGCCGGCTATCTGTTGAGCGGGTCTCAGAAAATCGAACAACTCCGAGTGCGTGGGCCACGAAAGGTGCTGCTTTGTATCAATTTAGACGTGGCCCGCGCGTTGAAAATAAAAGTGCCTAACGACGTACTTCACCTCGCCGATGAGGTGGTGGATTCGGAAAGATAGGAGGAAGAGTATGCACAGTAAAATGGCGCGAAGGCTGATGCGACAATACATCACGCTTACCGCGCTACCTTTGATCATAACGGTGCTAACGCTTCAACATCTTGGCCATGAGCAGATTCTCTGGACAGGCGATACCATGCGCCGTATCAACCAGGAGATGCTAAACCAAGCCGGAGAGCAGTTTGAGGAGCTCGGCAGCCGGGCGGTACAAGAGGCTAGCAATAGGGCACAGGCAACTTCTACAGCGACCATCGAGGCTATCAGTCAGCAGCTTCTGAAGCTGCAGAGCGACACTATGCAACAGGCCGCGAAGGAGTATGCAAACGCGAGTTCCAGGGCGCTATTGACGGCACTTGACCAGTCGGTGAAGAGGCAAAGAGCCGTGTTATTGAATGTGGGGGACAAAACGAAGGCGTTAATCCATCAGTCCGCCATAGAATCTCAAAAGCGTGCTGGCGGCAACGTGGAGAGCGCTATGATGGCGCTCAATCGCGAGATCATCCAAGCGCGCGCCTTGGACATTATCAATCAGATACAAGACGTGCTGCATGCGGCTCCGCAGTTTCTGCGTCTCACATCGCAAATGATCGATATGTCACCGGAAAGCGACCGAGATAGAGAAGTCAAACTCGATGCGCTTACCCGTCGGATACCAGGATTTCTGCGCGTTAGCGTGATTAATCCCCAGGGTCAAGAGATCACGGCCTCTGCAGCCGATAGACTCATTACCAGCGACGATCTAAAAAACTATGCCAAGGCCTCTTGGTTTATTGCTGCACTAGGAGGTCACACATTCATTGGAAGAGCCGAAGCGGATGCTGAACCAGGCGTCCCAGACCTACGTATCGCTGTCCCCATTGAAACCTATCCGGGGCATGTCGTGGGTGTACTCGCTGCTCGCTACTCTTTAGAGGATGTCTGGAACCAAATTCGCAGCACACGCATAGGCGACACAGGCTTCGCCTGTGTGTTTGATGAACAGGAGCGACCGCTCCTTCAGCCGCGGCCGATACCTGCCGATGCCCTCATTGCAGAGGCCACTTTGCCCGAGCTCAATTGGCATATTGTTACGGTAGTGCCAAGATCTGAGGCGATCAAACCCATTGCAGCGCTCAAATCAGACCTCGAGCAGGCCGCTCATAGTGTTGACAAGCAGACCCAGTTACTGTTGGTTGAGGTAGCTAAAAGAGCCACGAAAGATCTGGAAGCAAAGTTGACCCATATCAGTTTTGATGCGGGTCGCACGATGCAGCATAACGCACAAATAGCACTTCGAACAACTTCTCAGCAAGCTCGGATGCAGGCAAGACTTCACCTCGCAACGCTCCAAAGGGCAATTCGGCAACAAACGGAGTGGGCGATGCAACAGAGCCGTCAAAAGATGAGCCAGGCGGTAGCCGTGACTGCACGGCATATGGCGACTAAGGCACGTGCTTTAACGGTACAAGCTCAGAAACGTGCTGATGGACGCCTCTCTTTGTTGGCACTTCTCTTCACCACGCTCTCTTGCTTGATCACCGGCTTCGCTGCCGTTGTAACAGCCAACCGAATCGTGAGGCCGGTTGTTCGGCTATCCCAAGCGGCCGCGGCTATCGCAGAAGGAGACCTCGATAAGCGGGTAGAAGAGGACGGGCCAGACGAGATTGGAGAGCTGGCTATAGCTTTCAATACGATGACGGCCTCCTTGCAACAAAGCCGTAACGAACTGCAAGAGACCCAAGGGCAGCTTGTTCAGTCAGCCAAGCTGGCCTCTTTAGGAACGCTGTCAGCAGGTGTGGCCCATGAGCTGAACCAGCCACTAGCAATTATTCGCGGTATCGCCCAACAGATCATCGCAGATGATAGCCTCCCTGAAGAGATAAGAGCCGACCTTGAGATCATTGAAGGGCAAACAGGGCGCATGGTAAAGATCATCCGCCATCTACGTACCTTCTGCCGTATGGGTACCACCGATTTTAGCCTTGTGGATGTAAACGAGGTCATACGCAACTGTTTCATTTTGGTGGGGGCACAGCTGAAAGCGCACAATGTGGAGGTGGATCTACAGCTTTCTGAAGGCTTGCCTTCCGTGCTAGGCGACGCCAATGAGCTGGAACAGGTGTTCTTAAACCTCATTACGAATGCGCGCGATGCCCTGGAGGACAGAGCCAACGCGCTGATCACGATCGTTTCAAAAGTGCAGAATAACAAAGTGGTCGTTGAATTTCGGGATAACGGGCCTGGAATACCGGACGACGTGCGCCCCCACATTTTTGATCCCTTCTTTACCACCAAAGAGGCGGGGAAGGGAACCGGCTTGGGGCTTTCAATTAGCCACAGCATCATCAAAAGACATCAGGGCGCCATAGATGTTCGCAACGATGGAGGGGCGGTATTTACGGTCACCCTGCCCATACCCGAACAGGCTCGTATGGAAATGCAAGAGGCGGCTTAGAATGGTATAAACCTCTCTCGCAAAAAAACCGATAATTCTACACGCTCAACGCATCGAGCAGAGGATTGGTGATTCTTAAGTCATTGAAAATAGAAATGAGACAAATTAGAGGAATAGGCGATGGCAAAAATACTTCTAGCAGATGATGAAGAGGGTCTGCGCATGTTGCTCAGCAGACAGCTAAAACGAGCAGGCCATGAGGTTACTTTAGCGGAAGATGGCTTGGTGGCTTTAGAGCATTTGCAAAAAGAAAAGTTCGACTTAGTCGTTTCCGATATGAAAATGCCGCGCCTTGACGGTATGGGGCTCTTGGCAAAAGCCGCTGAAGTCGCGCCAGATACAGACTTTATTATCCTAACCGGCCATGGCAACCTAGAGAACGCCGTAGAGGCCTTCAAAACGGGCAATGTGTATGACTATCTTTTGAAACCCTTAGACGACATCAACGAGCTCAATGCGGTTGTAGACCGTGCCTTAGAACGCAAGTACCTGCGCGCCGAAAACTCTCGCTTGGTGGCCGAACTCCAACAGCGTATTGCCGAGCTAGAGGAGGCCCACAAAGAGTTAGCGCGGATGGCACAGACCGACGGACTTACCGGTCTACTAAATCATCGCACCATTCATGGCAAACTGCAGGAGCTGCTGGAGCGACAGAAACCTTTGAGTGTGATCCTTGTGGATACCGACGACTTTAAGCGACTTAACGATACCTATGGACATCTTATGGGGGATATCGCTCTCAGGCATATTGCAGACATTCTTCAAAACTACTGTCCGCGCGAGGCGTTTCTCGGCCGTTGCGGTGGAGACGAGTTTATGGTGATATTGCCCGGCCTCACGGCGGCGCAGGCTATGGAGGTAGCCGAAGGCATTCGGCATCAGATCATCGAAAATCCTCTACATACTGCAGAGGGTAATCGCCTGCCTATGCGTCTCTGTTTTGGCATCGCCGACACGGCCACCGTTGGCTTTGGCCCTGCTGGGCTGATCACAGCGGCGGATGCAGCTCTCTATGAAAGCAAGCGCGATGGAGGTGACCGCGTCAGCCTGTACGTGTTAGACGATGATCCGAGCCGTGATGACCTCGGACGAACCGCTTACTCGGTTTTAGATGGTCTGGTAACAGCGGTGGATCGAAAAGACCGCTACACGCGTGCCCATTCCGAGCATATGACTCAATATGCGCTGACGCTGGCAAAGGCCATGAACATGTCGGAGAACGTTTGTGAGATCGTCCGTGTGGCAGGCCTGCTACACGATGTGGGTAAGATCGGGGTTCCGGACTCGGTTCTGCGCAAACCAGGCAAGCTTACCGATGAAGAGTACGAGATCATGAAGACCCATGTCTCACTTTCTGCTGCCATCATTCACGGTCTACCTAACCTGTCCGACATCCTCGATGCCGTGGCCCATCATCATGAACGATGGGATGGTAAGGGTTACCCCTATGGCAAGAAGGGGGAGGAGATACCGCTGCTTGGGCGCATTATGGCCATTGCCGATGCCTTTTCTGCGATGACGATGGATCGACCTTATCGTGCAGGGTTGGACATAGAAACGGCTCTACAGGAGATAGAGCGCGGTGCTGGCACACAGTTCGATCCCAATCTTGTGCCCATCTTCGTAAGGGCTGTGCGCGAACAACTCAAAGAGCAGGAGGCTCAACAGCTCGCTGCCTAAGTAGGCATTCTCCTGAGCCTCTTTGTGCTCTTTTCAAGGATGGAACCTTGCGTAAATCATGGAAGAGCCTTTCGAGTGGTGTGCTGGCCCTTGTGCTAAACCTCACTGTGAGGTCGGGGCATTGCCTCGAAGCCAAATTAGGACCGGCAAATTCTCAAGAGAACGAGCTGCTCTTTGCAGGTAAGCTCGATGTTGTCAGCGCTTCTCGAACGAAGCAGCCTCTCGATCAAGCACCTGCGGACGTCACCGTTATCACTGCCGATCAGATAGAACGCTCCGGTGCCGTAACGCTGCTCGATGTGCTGCGCTATGTGCCAGGACTGAACGTTTCCGAGAGCAACGCCACGGTAGCAAGCGTATCGTTAAGAGGTCTAAACTCTCTGCTCACAAACACCCTGCTGGTCATGATTGATGGACGGCCGGTCAACCAGGACGTTAGCGGTGGGGTCACTTGGGACTTTTTGCCGCTGGCACTGTTGCAGATTCAGCGGATCGAGATCGTCCGAGGTCCCGGCTCCACGCTCTATGGTGCGAACGCCTTCAATGGCGTTATCAACATTATTACCAAGACACCTCAAGAGCAGCTAGAGGGTGCAAGAAACCGCCTCCAATTTCGTACGGTTGTAGGAGGTTATAAGAGCGATTATGATGAACTGTTAGCCTCAGCCGCCGATCGACATGGCAGCGCGATCTCCTTAAGTTTTGCCTATAACCATTCTGGCGGATATGGGTCAGCGGGAAAGATGGGCGTATGGGATAGCTACGCAACCCCCCTGATCAACCTGGATTTCAATCATCAAAATCGGCATGCGGAATATCGGCTTCAAGCGGGCACCGTTGCGTCAAGTGAGAATGTCTACCAGAATATTTTTCTCCAAGGGGCGCATTTCTACCAGTCCTATATAACGTTTCATTATGGAGAGCCTAGGGCTCAAGATCCCTTAACCGTTCGAGGGAGCTATAACAACTATAGTGAAACCGCGCAGAATGTAGACTATACCCGGCATTATGTGTTTGAAGGCGAGATACAAAAACAGAATACCTTCAATGGACGAAATACTCTGGTCTACGGTATGAGTCTACGCCATGTCTACTTTCATTCGGGCATCGCCACACCAGGACGCCACAATCAGAATCTGTTTGGGTTTTATGCGCAGGATGAGGCAAAGCTTGGTAAGGGATGGATAGCCTATGCCGGACTACGTTATGACGACGATTCGCTGGTAGGATCTCGCATTTCGCCACGCCTGACGGTGATAAAAGATTTGGGCGCTCGGCAGACGCTGCGTCTTACGTATGGCACTTCCTACCAAATCCCAAGCCTGATAACCTCCTATGCGAGTTTTGCTGTTCCCATTGCACCCATGGTAAACGAAGGCGTTGTTGGAAATACGCATCTTGCTTCTATTCGGTTGCAGGGGGGAGAAATAGATTGGCGCAAAGGGTTTTCCAATGGATTTGTTGGGATAGATATCTACTACAACAACATCCGTAAGCTTATTGGCCCGGCTCCTCTCACTTTCTTCCCCTCACCTCCGTTTCCGCCTGGCACACCATCCTCCGTGACGTTTGCCAATAATGGTGGGGCACGCACCTACGGTTTTGAGGTCGAAAGCGAGCTGCAACTCGCAAAACATATGCATGCCCTATTCAACTACTCGTTTGCCAACCAGCATTTTGACGATAGTTCTGTGGCAGGTTTTTTTCAACCAAACCATATGTTGAATATAGGCCTAGATATGGGGCCTATAAGGCGTTGGGAGGTGTTTTTGGGAACGCATTTGGTGGGGGCTGTAAGCGCCATTATCGGGGATGGAGGTTTTTACACCGCGCCGGCCTATATACGAACCGACTTAAGAATCGGCTATCGGCTACGGGAGGGCAAGGAGCCGCTGACGATTGCATTTATCGTGCATAATCTCTTTGATGACCATCACATCGAGTTCCCTTTTGATGACGATAGCCCATTGCCAGCACAGGTCGCTCCCCAAAGGACGAACCTCTATTTAGAGATTTCCGGCAAGTTCTAAAAAATTTATTTAGAGATTTCCGGCAAGTTCTAAAAAATTTTGATGCGAAGAAACAAAGATATCATGCCCACAGCGGAAGAACGTGGCTTTTCATCGAGCTTATAAAATGGGAAGGCGGTCTCACAGACCGCCTTCCGCTGTTTGCCGCTCTCTGTTTCATTAGCCGCTTTAAGGGAGCAGCTTGAGGTAGAGCGCACCTAAGTTGTTGGCCGTATAGAGGGCGTTGATTCCACTTTGTTGCAGCAACTGCAGGTTCGCAAGGTTTACGCTCTCTTGGGCGACGTTCACGTCCATAATGTTGGAAACGGAGGCGCTAAGATTGGTTACCGCGTTCGACAGATAGTTTTGGGTGGCCTGTAGGGTATTCTTCTGAAAGTTACCTAGCTCTGCCGCATAGGTGGTGACCTGACTGAGGGCCGCGTTTGCTATCTGCACAGCATTGGCAGCTCCGGTGGGCGTGGTGACGTTAATGCTTTGAAGCGACTGGCCTGGAATAGCCGTGGTGCCGAGTTGGGAGGCCTGCATGTTTTGAAAGGCGAAGCTCACCGTCTGTCCTACATTGGCACCGATCTGGAATTGGGCCGGATTGGAAGAGATATTAGCCACTGCGACATTGCTTGTGCTTGTGGAGTTGCCAGATGCCGTGAGAAGAATTTTATTGCCGCTGGAATCGCTGAGGAGCAGCCCAGAATCGGTTGGGTTGACACCGCCGGTAAAATTGACGGTTTGGGCGACCGTGCTGCCGTTGATCTGAGTCATGGCAGTAACAGTTGCCAGAGCGTTCTGGCCTACTGCGGTGGTTGCGTTGCCGGCGGCGATGATGGCGCCGGCGCTGTCGCTCTCCGAGATGGAGTAGTTGCCGCCGTAGTTGGTTTGGGTCAGAACGATTTTACCTCCGCTGAAGCCAGCGGACACGCCTGTTTGACTCGATATCTGGTTGATGCTATCTATGAGCGATTGCACCGTTTCACCGGAGCTAACGGTTATGCTCTGCCCATTGATAGTAACCGTGCCAGAGTTGGCAATAGTTGCATTCGCACTAGCGTAGTTTACTGTGCCGGTAATAGTGGCCATTGTGGCGGCTTGCGTCACCGTGATCGTGACGTTGCCCGACTGGGTTACCCCGTTGGCAAAGGTGCCACCAAAGCTGGCCGACGCAATGAGGTTGCTATTGGTAACGGAGGCGCTTGTGCCGGCTGTGCCGTTGAGCAAGCCAATGCCGTTGAACGTGGTATTATTCGCGATGTTGTTGATGGCGGCTATGGCCGACTGAATGGCCTGCTGGTCGGCAGCGGCATTGCTGGGGTTGCTTTGCGCATCCAGCGCGCTGGCCTGAATATTTTGCACAAGGGTGACGATCTGTTGTACCGCCCCAGAGGCGGTTTTTACCTCGTTGACGTCGTTCTGTATATTGGAAAGGGCTTGGTTCATGCCATTCACTTGGGTTTGTAAGTTGGTGGCGATGAGAAAGCCAGAGGGGTCATCTGCCGGACTGTTGATGCGAAGACCTGAGCTAAGGCGAAGCAGCGACTGCTGAATCGCCGAGTTCGTCTGATTAAGGTAGTAACTGGCCGCAAGCGCGTTCAGGTTGGTGACGAAAGAGAAATCCATCGTCTGTAGTTCTCCTCCATGGATGTTATTTGAGCGCTTAAGAAAACAAGCTAAATGCTCTCATGCGTACCCCCCTGTTTCGCGGAACGACAGAAAAAGCGTATCGACTTCAGAGGGAGTCAGCGCTCTCTAAGGAGGTAGTGCCCGATTATCGCTTCATGAAATGTCAGCAAACCTACGAGGTTTCCTGTTAAAGAGAAGAGGTTTGAATAAAAACTGTTAAAAGTAGGAGGGAATGAGGTGCTCCACAGAAAAGCAGGTAGTCTTTTCAGCCCAGATGAACAAGCGAGCACGGCATAACTTAGATCGGTGTTGATCTCCCATTTTGAAACGGTGTCTCTCCTTGATGGACGGGCCAGAGCTCTTGACAGAGAGCTTTGGCCCATTTTTTCTGCAAAGCGGATGAGGTAATATAATGCAACCGAAACTAAACAAGTTTAGCAGAGAGTATCCTCTATGCCGACATCCGCTCCTATGCTCCTCCATCTCTCTATCGATCCAACCATTCGCTACCAGACGATCGATCACTTTGGTGCTTCAGACTGTTGGTGGGCTGCCCACATCGGCTCTGAATGGAGCCATGCCCAGAAGACACGCTTAGCAGACCTCCTTTTCTCAGTAGAAAAGGGAATAGGGCTGAGCTGTTGGCGCTTTAACCTAACCGGTGGCTACAACCACAGCACCATTCACGACCCTTGGCGCACAGGTGATACTTTTGAAGTGCGTCCTGGAGTCTACGACTGGCAGCGGCTGCCGGGGCAACGCTGGTTTCTAAAAGCGGCCAAAGCCCGCGGGGTTCCCAAGTTTTTGGCCTTTGTTAACAGCCCACCGGCGCGGATGACGCGCAATGGCTTGACAAACTGTACGGATGGGCTCGGCACAACCAATTTGCGCCCTGCGATGATCGGGGCATTCGCTCGCTACTTGGCCGACATTCTGCATCACTTCTTAAATAATCCCTTCGAGGACGAACGAATCGTTTTTAACTACATTAGCCCGGTTAACGAGCCGCAATGGGAGTGGAATCAGGGCTGCAATCAGGAGGGCAACAGGGCGAGCAATGAGGATATTAAAGCTATAACCATGGCGCTCTACCAAGAACTACAGCGACAGAAACTGCCCACGCAGATCGCCTTGGTAGAGTCGGGCAACTTCCAAAGCCTCACCCACTATGTAGACTGGATGGAGGCGAAGTATAAGGCCCGTTACGGAAACTATTTGGAAGAACTTTTAGGAGATCCTACCATTCAACCCTTGCTCGGCAGACATCTTGGTGCTCATGGGTACGGCTCTGACCATCCAAGCGGGTATCTGTTGTCGGTTTGTGAACAGGTGGCAAAGGCATTTGCGAACTATCCGGGCTGGGCTTTTTGGCAAACGGAGTACTGCGTTATGGAGTGGAAAAGAGATCTCTCGATGGAGACGGCGCTGCGTGTGGCCCAGGTGATCCACGCCGATTTAGCTTATGCCAATGCGGCGGCATGGAACTGGTGGACGGCGGTTTCTCACTACGACTATAAGGATGGGTTGATCTACACGGACTATCAGAAACCGGGAGACCCGGAGACTATCTATCCATCGAAGACCTTGTGGGTGTTAGGCAACTATAGTCGTTTTCTACGTCCGGGATGGAGTCGAGTGGATATCGAGAGGGATGCTGACTTAGAGGGGGTTCTTGCTTCGGCCTATGTTTCACCAAAAGGTGAGCAAGTCGCTGTTGTGCTTACTAACACAACAGATCAAGCGGTATCTCTATCGGTTCAGGCAAAAAATGCGCACCTAGAGGAACTAACGCCCTATGTCACAAGTGCGACGGACGAGCTTAAATCTTATTCACCTGTCGCTTCGACCAAACCGTACGTTCTTGCGCCTCGCTCGGTTACGACGCTGATAGGGATATTAAAACAATAGCACTTTTAACTTGTAGAGCTCTTTTGAAAAAACAAAGCGCGCCGCTTAGCGCGAGTGGGAGTGTGCTTTGTTAGGCATCCGTAGAGTGGTCAAAATAGAGGTATCCGTCAACGCCGAAATACGGTTTTTGCTGTTAGGGGCGCCGGTCCTAACGTTGTTCCTTCGAGAATCGTAACGGGTATTACTTTCTGATGGGTATCGACTTCACGTCCCTCCACGTAATCCACAAGGAGGGCAACAGATGCGTCGGCCAGCGCGTTCAGGTCTACTTTCACCGAGGTCACACGATGGCGTGTTGCGGCCGGCCAGTAGAGGCCGTCGTAGCCCACAACCGATAGCTGCTCAGGAATTTTTACGCCCAAGCTTTCACAGATTTCAACGACCCAGTAGGCAAGACGATCACGCCAACAGAAGAGGGCGGTTGGCGGACAGGAGCTGCAGAGAAGTTGCCGTAGAGGGCCTGTCATATCACCGTGATAGTCTATAATGCGCTCAGGAAGAACCTCAACGCCATGGGTGCGCAGCGCCGTTTGCATCTTCTCGATGCGCTCCTCCGTTTCATAGAGTCTGCCACTGAGCTCGGCTAAAATAGCCACATCGCGATGTCCCAGCCGATAGAGCCGTTCAGCCAGCTGCTGAATGCCCGAATCCATGTCGTCGCATACTCCGGGAAGAACGCCTTCTGGATCAAAACGCGAGACAAGAACGGTGGGCAGGCGTGAACGGCGTAGATAGGGTAACAGCGGATCATGCCGGCGAGGCGCCCACAACAGCACTCCATCCACAACTCCGCCGTTAAGATGACGATACTCCTCGATAGGCGTGCGGCTAAAATCGCAGTGGATGAGGATATCATAGCCTCGCTTGCCTGCCGCTCGTTCAATAGCGGAGGTGAAGATATCAAGGTAGAGGTCGTCGGCAGAGCGATTGCGAAAGCCGTTATAAAAGGAGAGGATGCGCGTGGTGCCTCGACGTAGGGAGTGCACAAGCCGGTTGGGCACGTAGTCTAGTTCGATAGCCGCCTGCCGCACACGCATGAGCACCTCTTCGGATATACGGTGTTGATCGGCCTTGCCGGTAAGCACAAAAGAGGCGGTTGTTTTGGAGACCCCTGCACGCTTTGCCACTTGTGCCAGTGTGGCTCTCCTCGCTCTCGGCCGATTCGGTTCTTGAGGCTGCGACATATTTGGCTATAGCCCTCTTATGGAGACTTGTGTTAAAACAAAATAAAACACATCAGAACACAAAAACCTGCTCCTAACCTCGAACCAAAAGCTACCATACGACATAAGTATACCCCTTGTAGCAAGGGAACGTAAGCGATTTAGAACGTGTTTATCTAGGCTAAATGTCTCTTTTAGCTGGCAGATGGCGGCTTGTAGCAACTCTATAAAAAATCTGTCAAAATATCGTGGGCGTAGGGAAGTTTTTGGTGGGAGAAGCCCAATATGCGCGCAAACGCTCCATCCGACCCTGTAAGGCGATACCTCCCTCTGTTATGGGAGAGAGAAGAAAGGGCATTTGCTGTTGCTCAGAATCTCTATAGAGCTCCGAACGAGATTCCTTTTGCGGTGCAGCAGGAGCAGGACTGGGCCGTACACACGTTTCTGGATACGTTGTTCCAACGGAACCCGCAAAAGCCTAAATATCCTCGCTATCAGCGACAGGCCGTTATCACAGCCGTTATCCATACTATCCTGCTAGTAGGCAACCGACCCAACTTAACCTATATGATGGTGACTCTTTTCCCTGCCATGTATGTTGCCGACTCGCAGTTGGCTGAAGCGCTCTGTCGAACTTTGGTGATGTTGTATCACAAAGAAGCCCTCTTCCTCTCCCCAAAACCACAGATCTACTGGTTTGAGTGGACGTTTCAGCGAGCGTTGCAAACCCAACACCCCCAAGACCTCATCGTCCTTTGGCAGATGCTTGGCGCCGATGATCCCATTACCCGCCAAGCCGCTCACTGTGCCCTGCAGTGGCTACGTACCGTTCACGCTACAGCGCATCTGCTGTTTGGGTTGCACTATGTAAAAGATCATGCGCTTCGCATGAACTTGGTGAACATGCTGGAAGAGAT of Chthonomonas calidirosea T49 contains these proteins:
- a CDS encoding ABC transporter substrate-binding protein, with translation MKGFAWAARVFWSVCLCCCLCAQCMATDYEDSPEPIPILLIRSSNNAFYDPTQKGFLQSLKRQEQMLNISAKVNIISLSGSQDTDQKMIEQALNQHPQLIVTLGTDATIETSAVHPDVPVLFTLVLNPVALGVVKSLDAPGTNFSGTTLLVSPGKQLEALLQVDPQVSRVGAIYTQGDPVSQAFLEAAQSDAQQLHITLVTIAVKSGDPPSTALQSLDGKVDALWTIADPASSGPQALQATLAYAHAHNLPVLGLSGATVHEGALLALFPDLEDEGALTAEMAGYLLSGSQKIEQLRVRGPRKVLLCINLDVARALKIKVPNDVLHLADEVVDSER
- a CDS encoding sensor histidine kinase, producing the protein MHSKMARRLMRQYITLTALPLIITVLTLQHLGHEQILWTGDTMRRINQEMLNQAGEQFEELGSRAVQEASNRAQATSTATIEAISQQLLKLQSDTMQQAAKEYANASSRALLTALDQSVKRQRAVLLNVGDKTKALIHQSAIESQKRAGGNVESAMMALNREIIQARALDIINQIQDVLHAAPQFLRLTSQMIDMSPESDRDREVKLDALTRRIPGFLRVSVINPQGQEITASAADRLITSDDLKNYAKASWFIAALGGHTFIGRAEADAEPGVPDLRIAVPIETYPGHVVGVLAARYSLEDVWNQIRSTRIGDTGFACVFDEQERPLLQPRPIPADALIAEATLPELNWHIVTVVPRSEAIKPIAALKSDLEQAAHSVDKQTQLLLVEVAKRATKDLEAKLTHISFDAGRTMQHNAQIALRTTSQQARMQARLHLATLQRAIRQQTEWAMQQSRQKMSQAVAVTARHMATKARALTVQAQKRADGRLSLLALLFTTLSCLITGFAAVVTANRIVRPVVRLSQAAAAIAEGDLDKRVEEDGPDEIGELAIAFNTMTASLQQSRNELQETQGQLVQSAKLASLGTLSAGVAHELNQPLAIIRGIAQQIIADDSLPEEIRADLEIIEGQTGRMVKIIRHLRTFCRMGTTDFSLVDVNEVIRNCFILVGAQLKAHNVEVDLQLSEGLPSVLGDANELEQVFLNLITNARDALEDRANALITIVSKVQNNKVVVEFRDNGPGIPDDVRPHIFDPFFTTKEAGKGTGLGLSISHSIIKRHQGAIDVRNDGGAVFTVTLPIPEQARMEMQEAA
- a CDS encoding HD domain-containing phosphohydrolase, translated to MAKILLADDEEGLRMLLSRQLKRAGHEVTLAEDGLVALEHLQKEKFDLVVSDMKMPRLDGMGLLAKAAEVAPDTDFIILTGHGNLENAVEAFKTGNVYDYLLKPLDDINELNAVVDRALERKYLRAENSRLVAELQQRIAELEEAHKELARMAQTDGLTGLLNHRTIHGKLQELLERQKPLSVILVDTDDFKRLNDTYGHLMGDIALRHIADILQNYCPREAFLGRCGGDEFMVILPGLTAAQAMEVAEGIRHQIIENPLHTAEGNRLPMRLCFGIADTATVGFGPAGLITAADAALYESKRDGGDRVSLYVLDDDPSRDDLGRTAYSVLDGLVTAVDRKDRYTRAHSEHMTQYALTLAKAMNMSENVCEIVRVAGLLHDVGKIGVPDSVLRKPGKLTDEEYEIMKTHVSLSAAIIHGLPNLSDILDAVAHHHERWDGKGYPYGKKGEEIPLLGRIMAIADAFSAMTMDRPYRAGLDIETALQEIERGAGTQFDPNLVPIFVRAVREQLKEQEAQQLAA